A window from Opitutia bacterium ISCC 52 encodes these proteins:
- the recD gene encoding exodeoxyribonuclease V subunit alpha: MATFDHNPSLNTLDLSVGRLLRARSKDDSEIVELAGSLTSHALRQGHVCLDLDELQNSIPLEYSKSDSLKDISPKLRSHTSVGSESHTTRPLILSKANKLYFHRYWHYEQKLIKAIQDRIQCTPDKDSKEIAITDSLGNDQKRAVRLATQSLLTLISGGPGTGKTTTVLYVLASLQERNKDEPLKIALAAPTGKAAQRIQESLESGLEKLPLSEASKDQITTSASTIHRLLGYKRNSSQFQHNENNPLPFDVVIVDEASMLDLLLFTKLLGALKTETRLILLGDSHQLSSVEAGSIFGDLMVASHSNQNLGKHTVELKENFRFGNDSKLYQACEYIKHGKSEQTLALLEEGSENLTSKTLPSNNRLISELEQSFADHFVSLTQLTDPQIALNALSNTCLLTPLRKGPYGVEGLNQAMETLVRNRLQTLDKQRHFNGQPILVTANSYTQGLFNGDLGIIMQAEDEPDSLFAYFPDENEETKRHPLSALPAFESAYAFTVHKSQGSEYKNVVLILPSIESPILSQELIYTAISRSRNRAEIWGETESLKMAINNPTRRTSGILDYLTAH, translated from the coding sequence GTGGCTACTTTTGATCATAATCCATCACTAAATACGCTTGACCTGTCAGTGGGACGTTTACTCAGAGCACGTTCAAAAGATGATTCTGAAATAGTCGAGTTAGCAGGATCACTTACAAGCCATGCGCTCCGGCAAGGCCACGTCTGCTTGGATCTAGATGAGCTACAGAATTCCATCCCCCTAGAATATTCTAAATCAGATAGCTTAAAAGATATATCCCCCAAGCTCCGAAGTCATACTTCCGTCGGAAGCGAAAGCCACACCACACGTCCCCTTATATTATCCAAAGCTAACAAACTTTATTTTCATCGTTACTGGCACTACGAACAAAAGCTCATCAAAGCCATACAGGATAGAATCCAATGCACACCAGACAAGGATTCAAAAGAGATAGCCATTACGGATTCGTTAGGAAATGATCAAAAGCGTGCAGTCAGGTTAGCAACCCAATCCCTGCTCACTCTAATCTCCGGCGGTCCAGGCACAGGTAAAACTACGACCGTCCTGTACGTCCTCGCATCCCTCCAAGAAAGAAATAAGGACGAACCCTTAAAGATCGCTTTGGCTGCCCCCACAGGAAAAGCCGCTCAGCGAATACAAGAATCGCTCGAATCAGGATTAGAGAAACTGCCCCTATCAGAAGCTTCCAAGGATCAGATCACGACAAGCGCCTCTACCATTCATCGGCTACTTGGCTACAAAAGAAACTCCTCCCAGTTCCAACACAATGAAAACAATCCCCTCCCCTTTGATGTAGTCATTGTAGACGAGGCATCGATGCTCGACCTTCTACTGTTCACAAAACTATTGGGCGCCCTTAAAACTGAGACTCGTCTTATTCTATTGGGAGACAGCCATCAACTTTCCAGCGTAGAAGCAGGATCGATCTTCGGAGATCTCATGGTAGCCAGTCATTCCAATCAAAACCTTGGAAAGCACACCGTAGAATTGAAAGAAAATTTTCGATTCGGAAATGACAGCAAACTGTACCAAGCCTGCGAATACATTAAGCATGGTAAAAGCGAACAGACCTTGGCACTCTTAGAGGAAGGCTCTGAGAATCTAACATCGAAGACACTCCCATCGAACAATCGATTAATATCTGAATTAGAGCAGTCTTTTGCAGATCACTTTGTATCCCTTACGCAATTAACTGATCCTCAAATAGCATTAAATGCTTTGTCGAACACCTGTCTCCTTACACCTCTAAGGAAGGGACCTTACGGCGTGGAAGGATTAAACCAAGCCATGGAGACCCTCGTTAGGAACCGCCTCCAAACGTTGGATAAGCAGCGACACTTCAATGGACAGCCGATTCTGGTAACGGCAAACAGTTACACCCAGGGCCTTTTCAATGGGGATCTTGGGATCATAATGCAGGCAGAAGACGAGCCTGACTCTTTATTCGCTTACTTCCCGGACGAAAACGAAGAAACCAAACGGCACCCACTTTCAGCCCTGCCGGCTTTTGAATCCGCTTACGCTTTTACCGTTCACAAATCCCAAGGGTCGGAGTATAAAAATGTAGTCCTCATACTTCCTTCAATTGAATCTCCAATCCTCAGCCAGGAACTGATTTACACGGCCATTTCTCGCAGTCGAAACAGAGCAGAGATTTGGGGAGAGACAGAGTCATTAAAAATGGCGATTAATAATCCGACCAGACGAACCTCTGGCATTCTAGACTACTTAACCGCTCACTAA
- a CDS encoding GNAT family N-acetyltransferase, whose amino-acid sequence MTIRTALETDLQAIVDIYNQAVSLGNATADTEPTNIESKRRWLAAHSVDQHPVYVEESEGVVRGWCSLSPYRAGRKALRYTAEISYYVDNQCQRQGIASRMIEHAMQDCSRLNIKTLFAIILDTNQGSISLLKKFGFEEWAYMPGVADFDGAECGHTYLGKRVERI is encoded by the coding sequence ATGACAATTCGCACAGCACTTGAAACCGATCTCCAAGCGATTGTAGATATCTACAACCAGGCAGTTAGCTTGGGCAACGCAACTGCAGATACTGAACCGACGAACATTGAGTCCAAGCGAAGATGGCTGGCCGCACATTCAGTAGACCAACATCCGGTTTATGTAGAAGAATCAGAAGGGGTTGTTCGGGGCTGGTGTAGTTTAAGTCCGTATCGAGCAGGCAGAAAAGCTCTTCGATATACAGCGGAGATCAGCTATTACGTAGACAACCAATGCCAAAGACAGGGCATTGCATCACGCATGATTGAACACGCCATGCAAGATTGCTCACGACTGAATATTAAAACACTCTTTGCAATCATCCTCGATACGAACCAAGGGAGTATATCCCTCTTAAAGAAGTTCGGATTTGAAGAATGGGCTTACATGCCTGGAGTCGCTGATTTCGACGGAGCCGAATGCGGTCACACTTATCTGGGCAAGCGAGTAGAGAGAATCTAG
- a CDS encoding pyrophosphate--fructose-6-phosphate 1-phosphotransferase — protein MSVKKVALLTAGGLAPCLSSSVGGLIERYTELAPDIEILCYRSGYKGLLLGDSFIVTPDIRKNAGILHRHGGSPIGNSRVKLTNVEDCLKRGLIQEGQNPLEVAAQQLEKDGVDVLHTIGGDDTNTTAADLAAFLAKHDYDLTVVGLPKTIDNDVIPIRQSLGAWTAAEEGARFFENVVAEHNANPRMLIIHEVMGRHCGWLTAATAVDYRKGLERMDFVPDVGLSSERKDVHAVFVPEMDLDIDAEVKRLGEIMDRIDNVNIFISEGAGVDSIIAEMEARGEEVPRDAFGHPKLDAVNPGQWFAKQFAAKLNVEKVLVQKSGYYSRAAAANAEDLRLIKSCTDLAVDCAIRRDGGVIGHDEDQNDILRAIEFDRIAGGKPFDIDQAWFEELLASIGQAKGAQVSH, from the coding sequence ATGTCAGTAAAAAAAGTCGCACTACTTACCGCCGGAGGTCTTGCACCTTGCCTATCATCATCCGTGGGTGGATTGATTGAACGTTATACAGAGTTAGCACCAGACATTGAGATTCTATGCTACCGATCAGGCTATAAGGGATTACTTCTCGGTGATAGCTTTATCGTTACACCTGATATTCGCAAAAACGCGGGCATCCTGCATCGTCACGGAGGAAGTCCTATTGGCAATAGCCGTGTTAAATTGACGAATGTGGAAGATTGTTTGAAACGTGGATTGATCCAGGAAGGCCAGAACCCACTTGAAGTGGCTGCCCAGCAATTGGAGAAAGACGGCGTCGATGTGCTGCATACCATTGGAGGAGATGATACCAATACAACAGCTGCTGATTTAGCCGCATTCTTAGCGAAGCATGATTATGACCTGACCGTAGTTGGGCTTCCCAAGACGATCGACAACGACGTAATTCCTATACGTCAGAGTCTCGGTGCTTGGACAGCTGCAGAGGAAGGCGCGCGGTTTTTTGAAAACGTAGTTGCAGAGCACAATGCAAACCCTCGCATGCTGATCATTCACGAAGTCATGGGGCGCCATTGTGGGTGGTTAACCGCAGCAACGGCGGTCGACTACCGCAAAGGGTTGGAACGGATGGACTTTGTTCCTGATGTAGGACTCTCCTCAGAACGAAAAGATGTTCACGCGGTCTTCGTCCCAGAAATGGATTTGGATATTGATGCCGAGGTGAAGCGACTGGGTGAGATCATGGATCGCATCGACAATGTTAATATATTTATCAGCGAAGGGGCTGGTGTGGATTCTATCATTGCTGAGATGGAAGCACGTGGAGAAGAGGTACCGCGCGATGCTTTCGGTCATCCCAAACTCGATGCTGTGAATCCCGGTCAGTGGTTTGCCAAGCAATTTGCTGCCAAGCTCAATGTCGAAAAAGTGCTAGTGCAAAAAAGCGGGTACTACAGTCGAGCAGCAGCAGCCAATGCTGAGGATCTTCGTCTCATCAAATCATGCACCGACCTGGCTGTTGATTGTGCCATCCGTCGGGATGGTGGTGTGATTGGGCACGATGAGGATCAAAACGACATTCTGAGGGCCATTGAATTCGATCGTATCGCAGGTGGAAAACCCTTTGATATTGATCAAGCTTGGTTTGAAGAGCTTCTGGCTTCCATCGGGCAAGCTAAGGGAGCCCAGGTAAGTCACTAA
- a CDS encoding cyclic nucleotide-binding domain-containing protein encodes MEIRKHPFVTKFPKSGAEQVVASSKIQVYKAGTVIFEEDSVSNLLYLLLEGDVDFLKKTNTGKYSPVSSAEAGSFFGELGILTGEGRKLRAKARNDVRVGEVPGALLMDFLKKSSPFLLEVLNNVTTHLKTTTDHYLQERIQKEKLQAVGQMTRSIVHDLRNPFSIISLATYMISEQHDDEKTQEQCDLIKSQTNYVMALAEDITAFSDGYKSLKKIMVPLKDVFDKFQVKHEQMLSTATCPIEYIDNDLSATMDQDKMIRVLKNLVENAIESVDTKTNGRIRVLARAKDDELALSVADNGRGIPEDVREFLFEPFAAPPGGKEGSGLGAAIAKSVVEAHNGRLTYASEVGKGTTFTIRIPIE; translated from the coding sequence ATGGAAATCCGTAAGCATCCCTTCGTTACCAAGTTTCCTAAATCCGGTGCTGAGCAAGTCGTCGCTTCTTCAAAAATCCAAGTCTACAAGGCTGGAACCGTAATCTTCGAAGAAGACAGCGTTTCGAATCTCTTGTATCTATTATTGGAAGGCGATGTCGATTTTCTGAAAAAGACAAATACCGGAAAATACAGTCCGGTGAGTTCCGCTGAAGCAGGATCTTTCTTTGGTGAACTTGGTATCCTCACTGGCGAGGGCCGCAAATTACGCGCGAAAGCACGCAACGACGTTCGAGTTGGAGAAGTCCCTGGAGCACTACTGATGGATTTTCTGAAGAAATCCTCACCGTTCCTGTTGGAGGTCCTCAATAATGTGACTACTCACCTGAAGACGACGACTGATCATTATCTTCAGGAACGTATCCAAAAGGAAAAGTTACAAGCCGTTGGCCAAATGACCCGATCCATCGTCCACGATTTACGCAATCCTTTTTCCATTATCTCACTAGCTACCTATATGATTAGCGAGCAGCACGACGATGAGAAAACACAAGAGCAGTGTGACCTGATTAAGAGCCAAACGAATTACGTCATGGCTTTAGCTGAGGACATCACTGCGTTTTCTGACGGTTACAAGAGCCTGAAGAAGATCATGGTTCCTCTCAAAGATGTCTTTGATAAATTTCAGGTGAAGCACGAACAGATGCTATCGACCGCAACGTGTCCGATTGAATACATCGATAACGATCTCTCTGCCACCATGGATCAGGACAAGATGATCCGAGTGCTCAAGAATCTCGTCGAAAATGCGATTGAATCTGTTGATACCAAGACCAATGGTCGGATTCGAGTACTTGCACGTGCCAAAGATGACGAACTTGCTCTCTCGGTTGCTGATAATGGTCGAGGAATTCCAGAGGATGTTCGCGAGTTTCTTTTCGAACCTTTTGCTGCTCCTCCAGGGGGCAAAGAGGGATCAGGTCTTGGCGCAGCGATTGCCAAGTCAGTGGTGGAAGCTCACAATGGTCGCCTGACCTACGCATCCGAAGTCGGAAAGGGAACTACCTTTACGATTCGTATTCCTATCGAATAA
- a CDS encoding amidohydrolase family protein: MKIVPNTWDSHVHLFTEEMAANPSNWAKQHQEAVWSACVAPPNRPSIQGWSTPDQLISDMDEAGVETIVLQGWYWETMSSCRLQNRFYAELIRQYPDRIQAFATLLPTAENLEDELKWIQENGFIGIGELHPQAQGFTLQDESWLKLLDLIRDWNFPINFHVTDPDVPEHPGKIETPLQDYVSLASNWPDLTFILSHLGALIPLRSEFSHQIESLNNLYYDCAAIPLLYEKRTIKKISEKVGAQRLLFGSDYPLRVFPRLQKVPEFTRSIDFVCESGLTDEQLRLVLSLNAKRLFRI, translated from the coding sequence TTGAAAATAGTACCAAATACTTGGGATAGTCACGTCCATCTCTTTACCGAGGAGATGGCAGCGAATCCCTCCAACTGGGCAAAACAGCACCAGGAAGCGGTTTGGAGCGCATGCGTTGCCCCACCCAATCGCCCTTCGATTCAAGGGTGGTCCACACCTGACCAGTTGATAAGCGATATGGACGAAGCAGGTGTCGAAACGATTGTTCTTCAAGGTTGGTATTGGGAAACCATGAGTAGCTGCCGCCTGCAAAACCGATTTTACGCAGAGCTAATTCGACAATACCCAGATCGCATTCAAGCGTTCGCTACCCTACTCCCAACCGCTGAAAACCTGGAGGATGAACTGAAGTGGATACAAGAGAACGGATTTATAGGAATCGGTGAACTTCACCCACAAGCCCAGGGATTTACACTGCAGGATGAAAGTTGGCTAAAGCTACTAGACCTCATTCGTGACTGGAATTTTCCAATTAACTTTCACGTAACCGATCCTGATGTACCAGAACATCCAGGGAAAATAGAAACGCCGCTGCAAGATTATGTCAGCTTGGCATCTAATTGGCCTGACCTAACATTTATATTATCCCACCTGGGTGCACTCATCCCCTTGCGCAGTGAATTTTCTCATCAAATCGAATCCCTAAACAATCTATACTACGACTGCGCTGCCATCCCGCTTCTCTACGAAAAGCGCACCATAAAGAAGATATCGGAAAAAGTAGGAGCTCAACGACTCCTATTTGGATCAGACTATCCGCTGCGAGTTTTTCCAAGATTGCAGAAGGTGCCGGAATTCACCCGAAGTATTGATTTTGTTTGTGAGTCGGGATTGACAGATGAGCAACTCCGGCTCGTGTTGTCCCTCAATGCAAAACGGCTCTTCAGAATTTGA
- a CDS encoding rhomboid family intramembrane serine protease, which translates to MQNGSSEFEDSELWAEDGPRAIIELFPNVQKADEAGLAILAAGSVYWVYPYEGQYALVVKNEEAVQLKREISIFQNKNRFWPTVSPDLAEKRISALPTWAFLFFLSCIFYLQGTFPQLKDLGMNSSTAFQESAQWWRIFTAATLHADLGHLVGNLFGLGLFGYFAARYLGNGLGWLSILTTAALSNLTNVFIHWDHAFLSLGASTAVFSALGIVTGFPIGNYFKSGGKIDRRQWLIPLSGGLMLLAWMGGGNYLTDVAGHLWSFLWGLLAAAAMGKMGTQAALKKTGQSILLSFTWVLLAACWLLALSNSGQ; encoded by the coding sequence ATGCAAAACGGCTCTTCAGAATTTGAGGACTCAGAGCTTTGGGCCGAGGACGGACCCAGAGCCATCATCGAACTATTCCCCAACGTTCAAAAAGCTGATGAAGCGGGCCTTGCTATTCTAGCCGCTGGAAGTGTCTACTGGGTTTATCCTTATGAAGGCCAATATGCGCTCGTCGTTAAAAATGAAGAGGCCGTCCAACTGAAAAGGGAAATATCGATTTTCCAGAACAAGAATCGCTTTTGGCCTACTGTTTCACCTGATCTGGCGGAGAAGAGGATTAGCGCATTACCCACCTGGGCATTTCTATTTTTCCTGAGCTGCATATTCTACCTGCAAGGCACCTTTCCCCAGCTGAAGGATCTAGGAATGAATAGCAGTACCGCATTTCAGGAAAGCGCTCAGTGGTGGAGGATATTTACAGCTGCTACCTTGCACGCTGACTTAGGCCACTTAGTCGGAAATTTGTTCGGCCTCGGATTGTTTGGCTACTTTGCAGCGCGTTATTTGGGAAATGGATTAGGGTGGTTAAGCATACTTACTACAGCCGCACTCTCAAATCTGACCAACGTCTTCATACATTGGGACCATGCATTTTTATCGTTGGGCGCATCCACCGCCGTATTCTCAGCCCTGGGAATCGTAACCGGTTTTCCAATTGGCAATTATTTCAAATCCGGAGGAAAGATTGATCGTCGCCAATGGCTCATTCCCTTATCTGGCGGATTGATGCTTCTGGCATGGATGGGGGGCGGAAATTATCTGACCGATGTAGCCGGACACCTTTGGAGTTTTCTCTGGGGTTTATTAGCGGCGGCGGCTATGGGTAAAATGGGAACTCAAGCTGCTTTAAAGAAAACAGGACAATCTATCCTCCTTAGCTTCACTTGGGTGCTTTTGGCAGCCTGTTGGCTACTTGCCCTATCTAATTCAGGGCAATAG
- a CDS encoding YjjG family noncanonical pyrimidine nucleotidase: protein MAELPYELILFDVDHTLLDFEASEENALEICWEEYFRQAVDYETYAAAFRKINLSIWHEVEAGKLKPGHVSQERARRVLRHFGLRGGDAAKLGKRFAEGLAAVAKWLPGAETTFRTLLKRYKVGLVTNGLTSVQHPRADALEIKPLLSTFQISEEAGVMKPRIGIFEKALEESGCSADKTLMVGDSVSSDFQGAINAEIDFCWVRPIHATMPFQFPKPAYAIESVEELNALLP, encoded by the coding sequence ATGGCAGAACTTCCCTATGAGCTCATCCTTTTTGACGTAGATCATACCTTGCTCGATTTCGAGGCTTCAGAGGAGAATGCGCTGGAAATCTGCTGGGAGGAGTATTTTCGCCAGGCAGTTGATTATGAAACCTACGCCGCCGCATTTCGGAAAATCAATTTGAGTATTTGGCATGAAGTTGAAGCGGGAAAGCTCAAGCCTGGCCACGTGAGCCAAGAGCGAGCCAGACGGGTGCTCAGACATTTTGGTTTAAGAGGAGGGGATGCTGCCAAGTTGGGTAAACGTTTCGCGGAAGGTCTGGCTGCGGTTGCCAAATGGTTGCCGGGTGCAGAAACGACATTTCGAACCTTGCTCAAACGGTATAAGGTTGGCTTGGTAACCAACGGATTAACCTCGGTCCAACATCCGCGAGCAGATGCGTTAGAGATAAAACCCTTGTTGAGCACCTTTCAGATTTCAGAAGAGGCGGGGGTTATGAAGCCGCGGATAGGAATATTTGAAAAAGCGTTGGAGGAGTCTGGTTGCTCTGCAGATAAGACTTTAATGGTAGGGGATTCGGTGAGCTCCGACTTTCAAGGGGCCATCAATGCCGAGATTGATTTTTGTTGGGTTCGACCGATCCATGCCACCATGCCGTTTCAATTTCCGAAACCTGCCTATGCTATCGAGTCCGTTGAAGAGTTGAATGCTCTATTGCCCTGA
- the sucC gene encoding ADP-forming succinate--CoA ligase subunit beta has protein sequence MNIHEYQAKELFAAYGVPVSKGVAVQSEGDFDDALSHFPENEMVVVKSQIHAGGRGKGTFTDGFQGGVKLAPNRAEAKELAGKMLGNTLVTHQTGPVGRKVQTIYFTEAATIEHEYYLAILMDRETSMPVIIASTEGGVDIEQVAESTPEKITKVFVDPAIGLQPYHMREVAFGLGFSGQPFKDMVKALDGLYKFFWEKDASMVEVNPLILTEEGNVIALDAKVGFDDNALFRHPDIVELRDMNEEDEKEIEASKFGLSYIALDGNIACLVNGAGLAMSTMDIIKHFGGDPANFLDVGGGAQVEQVTAAFKIILSDPNVEGILVNIFGGIMKCDTIAEGIIEAAKNVEITVPLVVRLEGTNVELGKKLLDESGLALTSADSLSDAAEKIVNLEKEA, from the coding sequence ATGAATATCCACGAATACCAGGCAAAAGAACTATTTGCCGCCTATGGCGTTCCCGTCTCGAAAGGCGTGGCCGTACAATCTGAAGGCGATTTCGACGATGCACTCAGCCATTTTCCTGAAAATGAAATGGTCGTCGTCAAATCCCAAATTCACGCCGGAGGACGTGGCAAAGGAACATTTACCGATGGCTTCCAGGGAGGCGTCAAGTTGGCTCCAAACCGGGCAGAAGCCAAAGAACTGGCTGGAAAAATGTTGGGGAACACATTGGTGACTCACCAAACCGGACCGGTCGGCCGCAAGGTTCAAACGATATACTTCACTGAAGCCGCAACGATCGAGCACGAATACTACCTGGCAATCCTGATGGACAGAGAGACATCCATGCCAGTCATCATTGCCTCTACAGAAGGGGGCGTAGATATTGAGCAAGTTGCTGAATCGACACCTGAAAAGATCACCAAAGTATTTGTGGATCCTGCGATTGGCCTTCAGCCATACCATATGCGTGAAGTCGCGTTTGGACTCGGGTTTTCGGGCCAGCCCTTCAAAGACATGGTCAAGGCACTCGATGGTCTCTACAAATTCTTTTGGGAAAAGGATGCTTCTATGGTGGAAGTCAACCCACTCATTCTAACAGAAGAAGGAAACGTAATCGCACTGGATGCCAAAGTGGGATTCGACGATAACGCCCTCTTCCGCCATCCGGACATCGTGGAACTCCGCGACATGAATGAAGAAGATGAGAAGGAGATCGAGGCTTCCAAATTCGGACTAAGCTACATCGCTCTGGACGGAAACATTGCCTGCCTCGTGAACGGAGCCGGTCTGGCCATGTCCACCATGGACATCATCAAACACTTTGGAGGTGATCCAGCCAACTTCCTCGACGTAGGTGGAGGGGCTCAAGTAGAGCAAGTGACTGCTGCCTTTAAAATCATCTTAAGCGATCCAAATGTAGAAGGCATTCTCGTGAATATCTTTGGTGGCATCATGAAATGCGATACCATCGCAGAAGGAATCATCGAAGCAGCCAAGAATGTTGAAATCACGGTTCCTTTGGTCGTTCGACTGGAAGGCACTAACGTAGAATTGGGTAAAAAGTTGCTTGATGAAAGCGGACTGGCGCTTACCTCAGCAGACTCACTTTCAGATGCAGCTGAGAAAATCGTCAATTTAGAAAAAGAGGCCTAA
- the sucD gene encoding succinate--CoA ligase subunit alpha translates to MSVLVDKNTRLLVQGITGRFGGFHAGLSIEYGTTVAAGVTPGKGGLIWEDKVPVFNTVKEAVENEGVNATAIFVPPPFAADSILEAIDAEVPLIVAITEGVPVRDMAQVKAALKDSNCRLIGPNCPGIITPDECRIGIMPGYIHKPGRVGVLSRSGTLTYEAVWQLTVRGHGQSTCIGIGGDPINGTSHLDAIQLFNEDPDTDAIIMIGEIGGSAEEEAAAYIKDNVKKPVAAFIAGTTAPPGRRMGHAGAIVSGNSGTAEGKISALKAAGIEVADTPSEMADALLRIYQP, encoded by the coding sequence ATGAGTGTTCTCGTTGATAAAAATACACGTTTATTAGTACAAGGTATCACCGGAAGATTCGGTGGTTTTCACGCAGGTCTCTCGATCGAGTACGGTACCACCGTCGCCGCTGGAGTGACTCCAGGCAAAGGTGGACTTATCTGGGAAGATAAAGTACCTGTCTTTAACACGGTTAAAGAGGCAGTCGAAAATGAAGGCGTCAATGCGACCGCCATTTTCGTTCCTCCCCCATTTGCAGCTGATTCCATTTTGGAGGCCATTGATGCAGAGGTTCCGTTAATTGTAGCTATCACAGAAGGAGTGCCTGTTCGCGACATGGCGCAAGTAAAAGCTGCTCTTAAAGACAGTAACTGCCGTTTGATAGGCCCCAACTGCCCAGGTATTATTACACCTGACGAATGCCGCATCGGCATCATGCCAGGGTATATACATAAACCAGGTCGCGTCGGCGTTCTTTCACGCTCCGGCACACTGACATACGAAGCCGTATGGCAGCTCACCGTGCGCGGTCATGGTCAATCTACCTGTATTGGTATTGGCGGCGACCCCATCAATGGAACCAGCCATCTCGATGCCATACAGCTCTTCAACGAAGATCCTGACACCGATGCGATCATTATGATTGGAGAAATCGGCGGATCAGCTGAGGAAGAAGCTGCTGCCTATATCAAAGACAACGTGAAAAAACCGGTTGCAGCATTTATCGCAGGCACCACAGCTCCTCCGGGTCGCCGTATGGGGCATGCCGGTGCAATTGTTTCCGGAAACAGCGGAACGGCTGAAGGTAAGATCTCGGCATTGAAAGCTGCAGGTATAGAAGTGGCAGATACTCCTTCGGAGATGGCAGACGCCCTACTTAGGATCTACCAACCTTAA
- a CDS encoding VOC family protein encodes MTKFMHTRIRVSDLDATINWYCDNLGFVCTRRTDKSPAGNELAFLELEGNEHFLELCYSPDYYVKVPEDLMHTCIGVEDIISFCDDLEKKGLDVWPGDWREKFPAGHKMAFLTDPDGYEVEILERKNLPDV; translated from the coding sequence ATGACAAAATTCATGCATACTCGAATCCGTGTCAGTGACCTGGATGCCACGATTAATTGGTACTGTGACAATCTAGGATTTGTTTGCACTCGCCGGACTGACAAGTCTCCAGCTGGAAATGAATTAGCCTTTCTCGAATTAGAAGGGAATGAGCATTTTTTGGAGCTTTGCTACTCACCGGATTATTACGTTAAAGTCCCGGAAGATTTGATGCATACGTGCATTGGAGTAGAGGACATCATCAGCTTCTGTGATGACCTGGAAAAGAAAGGACTCGATGTTTGGCCCGGTGATTGGCGGGAGAAGTTCCCCGCAGGTCACAAGATGGCTTTCCTTACGGATCCAGATGGCTACGAGGTTGAGATTCTTGAACGCAAGAATTTGCCCGACGTATAG
- a CDS encoding YceI family protein, translating into MKLLLLILPLVGAATQLSADSITFDFADPKGVNTINFHLDALLESTSGNAKGVSGLIQYDPQHPGNTTGTLQIDTNSLYVANPRMREHLHGPTWMDVAKHPDILFTVGSLRNIDTTGNITTADVNGELTVKGVTRPVSAKAILTYLKGKLKARMGPRGPNGDILVIRTKFSINRSDYGINSGQLIDRVSDEIEVSLSIAGQAPY; encoded by the coding sequence ATGAAGCTACTTCTCTTGATTTTGCCTCTTGTAGGAGCTGCCACACAACTTTCAGCAGATTCTATTACCTTCGATTTTGCGGATCCCAAAGGGGTCAACACTATCAATTTCCACTTGGATGCGTTGCTTGAATCGACAAGCGGGAATGCGAAAGGCGTGTCCGGTCTCATACAATACGATCCCCAACATCCCGGTAATACCACCGGCACGTTGCAAATCGATACCAACTCTCTCTACGTCGCTAACCCAAGAATGCGGGAACACTTGCATGGCCCCACCTGGATGGATGTAGCCAAACACCCAGACATCTTATTCACGGTCGGATCGCTGAGGAACATAGATACGACCGGAAACATAACCACCGCTGATGTGAATGGGGAACTTACAGTCAAGGGGGTTACCCGTCCCGTTTCGGCTAAGGCGATACTTACCTATTTAAAAGGAAAACTCAAAGCCCGTATGGGACCCCGTGGCCCGAATGGAGATATACTAGTCATTCGCACAAAATTTTCCATTAACCGTTCTGATTATGGAATTAATTCTGGCCAGCTCATAGACCGGGTCTCAGACGAAATCGAAGTTTCACTGAGCATTGCTGGACAAGCACCCTACTGA